The segment GTTCGCGACGCCATTGCCAGGTCGAGCGGACGGACCAGGGCTACAAACTCGTCGATCTCGAAAGCCGCAACGGCACGCGCGTCAACGACCGCCAGGTCAATCAGGCGCTCCTGCGCCCGGGAGACCGGATCCAGGTGGGCCGGCATGTCCTGACGTTCGAGGATCCCGATTTCCGGGATCCGGCGCCCTCGCCGGCGGCGCCGGCGGTGGCCCCCGCTCCCGCGCCGCCGGTCGCTTCCGCGCCGGCGGCTTCG is part of the Planctomycetota bacterium genome and harbors:
- a CDS encoding FHA domain-containing protein translates to MARLIVSDGTQQRTVELTDAVTSIGRSSENKIALDDKQCSRRHCQVERTDQGYKLVDLESRNGTRVNDRQVNQALLRPGDRIQVGRHVLTFEDPDFRDPAPSPAAPAVAPAPAPPVASAPAAS